From the genome of Triticum aestivum cultivar Chinese Spring chromosome 3B, IWGSC CS RefSeq v2.1, whole genome shotgun sequence, one region includes:
- the LOC123069002 gene encoding nuclear ubiquitous casein and cyclin-dependent kinase substrate 1, with protein sequence MVGGGRRGGAADEAKLNTGNVFAALETLKKKKKGDKAKGGSSKGGKQGDEPTPQQQKELFWAPAPLNTKSWADVEDDDDDDYFATTAPPAPIWGNDHAAAKTAKEEEEDEVDAVHAALPEEIESEDEEHDDEAEDGAEDEPEHEVEAADPDVKKVAAAPKETERQLSKKELKKKELAELDAVLAELGISENTSDAAQDGNNNAEKKGASQAGDGERKEDAPAPLESKNAKKKKNKKDKSAKEAKEAEVSEEAASAEPEEDTAVDVKERLKKMASMKKKSGKETDTAAKIAAAEAAARTARLAAAKKKEKSHYNQQPVR encoded by the exons ATGGTGGGCGGAGGCAGGAGGGGAGGCGCGGCGGACGAGGCCAAGCTCAACACCGGCAACGTGTTCGCGGCGCTCgagaccctcaagaagaagaagaagggcgacAAGGCCAAGGGGGGCTCCTCCAAGGGAGGGAAGCAGGGGGACGAGCCCACGCCGCAGCAGCAGAAGGAGCTCTTCTGGGCGCCCGCCCCGCTCAACACCAAGTCGTGGGCCGacgtcgaggacgacgacgacgacgactacttcGCCACCACCGCGCCCCCCGCGCCCATCTGGGGGAACGACCACGCCGCCGCCAaaacggccaaggaggaggaggaggacgaggtcgaTGCTGTCCACGCCGCCCTGCCGGAG GAAATTGAAAGTGAGGATGAGGAGCATGATGATGAGGCTGAGGATGGTGCTGAGGATGAACCTGAGCATGAAGTGGAAGCTGCTGATCCTGATGTGAAGAAAGTTGCAGCAGCACCTAAAGAGACAGAAAGGCAGCTGTCCAAAAAGGAGTTGAAAAAGAAGGAGCTGGCTGAACTTGATGCTGTGTTAGCTGAGTTGGGAATTTCTGAAAACACAAGCGATGCTGCGCAAGATGGAAACAACAATG CTGAGAAGAAAGGTGCGAGCCAAGCTGGTGATGGAGAGAGAAAGGAAGACGCACCTGCCCCTTTAGAGAGCAagaatgccaagaagaagaagaacaagaaggacaagAGCGCAAAGGAGGCAAAGGAAGCTGAAGTGTCGGAGGAGGCTGCCAGTGCAGAACCCGAGGAAGACACGGCTGTGGATGTCAAGGAGCGCCTAAAGAAGATGGCGTCGATGAAGAAGAAGTCGGGCAAGGAGACGGACACAGCTGCAAAGATCGCCGCGGCAGAGGCGGCAGCCAGGACCGCCAGGCTCGCGGCGgcaaagaagaaggagaagagccaTTACAACCAGCAACCCGTGCGGTAA
- the LOC123069003 gene encoding syntaxin-32, giving the protein MNPSRSAPASFRDRTNEFRSAVESARRHVAPSPAAASASGSAGPLDDSRSAASAHSEFNRRASKIGLGIHQTSQKLARLAKLAKKTSVFDDPTLEIQELTAVVKKDIGALNNAVMDLQVLCNSQNESGNLSKDTTNHSTTVVDNLKNRLMSATKEFKEVLTMRTENLKVHENRRQMFSSSAAKDASNPFIRQRPLVPREASDAAPPAPWASDSATTPLFQRKKTNGDHGASSSLSSPAFMQQQQLAVQQDSYMQSRAEALQNVESTIHELSNIFTQLATMVSQQGELAIRIDENMEETVANVEGAQGQLLKYLNSISSNRWLMMKIFFVLMVFLMIFIFFVA; this is encoded by the exons atGAACCCATCGCGGTCCGCCCCGGCGTCGTTCCGGGACCGCACCAACGAGTTCCGCTCCGCCGTCGAGAGCgcgcgccgccacgtcgccccgtCCCCAGCCGCCGCGTCGGCCAGCGGCAGCGCCGGGCCCCTCGACGACTCGCGCTCCGCCGCGTCGGCGCACTCCGAGTTCAACCGCCGCGCCTCCAAGATCGGGCTCGGGATCCACCAGACCTCCCAGAAGCTCGCCCGCCTTGCCAAAT TGGCAAAGAAGACATCTGTTTTTGATGACCCTACCTTAGAGATACAAGAGTTGACTGCAGTTGTTAAGAAGGACATTGGTGCTTTGAATAATGCTGTTATGGACTTACAAGTTCTGTGCAATTCACAAAATGAGAGCGGCAATCTTTCCAAGGATACAACAAACCATTCCACTACCGTTGTGGACAACCTGAAAAATCGACTGATGAGTGCAACGAAAGAATTCAAAGAAGTCCTTACCATGCGGACAGAG AATTTGAAGGTTCATGAAAACAGAAGGCAAATGTTCTCCTCCTCAGCTGCAAAAGATGCATCAAATCCATTCATTCGTCAGCGGCCCCTTGTTCCCAGAGAGGCATCCGACGCTGCACCCCCAGCACCATGGGCCAGTGACTCTGCAACTACGCCGTTGTTTCAGAG GAAGAAGACTAATGGAGATCATGGAgcatcgtcgtcgttgtcgtctccTGCTTTCATGCAGCAGCAGCAATTGGCAGTACAGCAGGATAGTTACATGCAGAGCAGAGCTGAGGCTCTTCAAAATGTGGAATCAACCATCCATGAGCTGAGCAACATCTTTACCCAGCTGGCAACCATGGTGTCTCAGCAGGGAGAGCTAGCAATCAG AATCGATGAGAACATGGAGGAGACGGTAGCCAACGTTGAGGGGGCGCAGGGTCAACTCCTGAAGTACCTCAACAGCATCTCATCAAACAGGTGGCTGATGATGAAGATATTCTTCGTGCTGATGGTGTTCCTCATGATCTTCATATTCTTCGTGGCATGA